In a single window of the Methylococcus sp. Mc7 genome:
- the pgl gene encoding 6-phosphogluconolactonase, with protein MYPRQQKRWHVYPTAEDFEIRVVRGILRMAWEAIAIRGAFHIVLAGGKTPEPIYRRLAAARAEAEWSKWHVYWGDEFCLPADDPARNSAVARSVWLDEGLIPGAQIHPIPAELGPQRGAELYAEVVAGVEEFDLVLLGLGTDGHTASLFPGRDWGADPDSPDVLAVTDAPGACAERVSLSAGRLSRSREVIFLATGFGKFSAVQRWRCGEPLPAAAITPACGVDICVTLEAFDFA; from the coding sequence ATGTACCCGAGACAGCAGAAGCGCTGGCACGTCTATCCCACGGCGGAGGACTTCGAGATCAGAGTGGTGCGGGGGATCCTGCGGATGGCCTGGGAGGCCATCGCGATCCGCGGGGCCTTCCATATCGTTCTGGCCGGCGGCAAGACTCCGGAGCCCATCTACCGGAGACTGGCGGCGGCGAGGGCGGAAGCCGAGTGGAGCAAATGGCATGTCTATTGGGGCGATGAATTCTGCCTCCCGGCGGACGATCCGGCAAGGAACTCCGCCGTCGCCCGAAGCGTCTGGCTCGACGAGGGTCTGATTCCCGGCGCCCAGATCCATCCCATTCCCGCGGAGCTGGGGCCCCAACGCGGCGCCGAGCTGTATGCGGAAGTGGTCGCCGGAGTCGAAGAGTTCGATCTCGTTCTGCTCGGTCTGGGTACGGACGGTCATACCGCCAGCCTGTTTCCGGGGCGCGATTGGGGTGCCGATCCGGACAGTCCCGACGTGTTGGCGGTGACGGATGCGCCGGGCGCCTGCGCCGAGCGCGTCAGTCTCAGCGCCGGCCGATTGAGCCGAAGCCGCGAGGTGATCTTTCTGGCGACCGGCTTCGGCAAATTCAGCGCGGTTCAGCGCTGGCGTTGCGGAGAACCGTTGCCGGCAGCGGCGATAACGCCGGCATGCGGCGTGGATATCTGCGTGACGCTGGAAGCCTTCGACTTTGCCTGA
- a CDS encoding urate hydroxylase PuuD, translating to MEIITTKAGIEMLLRWGHFLGGITWIGLLYYFNFVQTEYMKEADAGAKSDVLRKLAPRALWWFRWGAMVTFLTGVAIMGVRGGGMSIDIYVGALLGTLMFLNVWLVIWPNQKIVIASAEGVAAGGEPLPDAADALAAAGVASRSNAMFSVPMLFFMGASGHYPHGGFGVVAFLAVFLAVMVLEYNAVYKALVRCPQCNKFKLPPAGILGPMASIPGVIGCGFGLTVVLFLILEVLT from the coding sequence ATGGAAATCATCACGACCAAAGCCGGCATCGAAATGCTGTTGCGTTGGGGGCATTTTCTGGGCGGCATCACCTGGATCGGGCTGCTCTATTATTTCAATTTCGTCCAGACCGAATACATGAAGGAAGCGGACGCCGGCGCCAAATCGGACGTGCTGCGCAAGCTTGCGCCAAGGGCGCTGTGGTGGTTCCGCTGGGGGGCGATGGTGACCTTCCTGACCGGTGTCGCCATCATGGGGGTCCGGGGCGGCGGTATGTCGATCGACATCTACGTCGGCGCCCTGCTCGGCACCTTGATGTTCCTGAACGTGTGGCTGGTGATCTGGCCCAACCAGAAGATCGTCATCGCCTCCGCGGAAGGCGTGGCGGCGGGCGGCGAGCCGCTGCCGGACGCGGCCGATGCGCTCGCGGCGGCGGGCGTGGCCTCGCGCAGCAACGCGATGTTCTCGGTGCCGATGCTGTTTTTCATGGGCGCCTCCGGCCATTATCCGCACGGCGGCTTCGGCGTGGTCGCGTTCCTGGCGGTTTTCCTCGCGGTCATGGTGTTGGAATACAACGCCGTCTACAAGGCACTGGTCCGCTGCCCGCAATGCAACAAGTTCAAGCTGCCGCCCGCCGGGATCCTCGGCCCGATGGCCAGCATACCCGGCGTTATCGGCTGCGGATTCGGACTCACGGTGGTCCTGTTCCTCATCCTGGAAGTCCTGACCTGA
- a CDS encoding 2-hydroxyacid dehydrogenase translates to MLKVHLNHETGPEHLADLQSRLDPGIRLSTGECRSTADFDILVSGEPTAGELEGSPRLRAVIVPWVGVPLATLDLMREFPQIALHNLPYNIGPTAEMAVALLLAAAKRIVPYDQRFRQGYWSEEPSSKAPGSVMLDGGLALILGYGRIGRRIAAACRGLGMRVAGVRRSPGPAAEEYAIADLPGLLPHAAALVVCLPHTHETDGLIGWRELELLPANAVLVNVARGGIVEEAALYRTLKARRIYAAGIDVWYRYPSATERKQGLPHPPSAFPFHELDNVVMSPHRAGWSKEKEPARIGELANMLNAAARGEPMPYRVDPQRGY, encoded by the coding sequence ATGCTGAAAGTCCATTTGAACCATGAAACCGGACCGGAGCACCTGGCGGACCTGCAAAGCCGCCTCGATCCCGGCATTCGCCTGAGTACGGGCGAATGCCGGTCGACGGCCGATTTCGACATCCTGGTAAGCGGTGAACCGACGGCCGGGGAACTGGAGGGCAGCCCCCGCCTGCGCGCGGTGATCGTACCGTGGGTAGGCGTGCCTCTGGCAACCCTGGATCTCATGCGGGAATTTCCACAGATAGCCCTGCACAACCTGCCCTACAATATCGGGCCGACGGCGGAAATGGCGGTGGCCCTGCTACTGGCCGCCGCCAAGCGGATCGTGCCCTACGACCAGCGGTTCCGCCAAGGGTACTGGTCGGAAGAGCCGTCTTCGAAAGCCCCCGGTTCGGTGATGCTGGACGGTGGCCTGGCCCTGATCCTCGGCTATGGCCGCATCGGCAGGCGCATCGCTGCGGCCTGCCGGGGCTTGGGCATGCGGGTCGCCGGCGTGCGGCGCAGTCCAGGACCGGCCGCCGAGGAATACGCCATCGCCGACCTCCCGGGGCTCCTGCCGCACGCGGCGGCGCTCGTCGTCTGTCTCCCGCATACCCACGAGACCGACGGCTTGATCGGATGGCGTGAACTGGAACTGCTGCCGGCGAACGCCGTCCTGGTCAACGTGGCGCGAGGGGGGATCGTGGAAGAGGCGGCGCTTTATCGGACATTGAAGGCCAGGCGGATCTACGCGGCCGGCATCGACGTCTGGTACCGCTATCCTTCCGCGACCGAACGTAAGCAGGGGTTGCCGCATCCGCCCTCCGCATTCCCTTTCCACGAACTGGACAACGTGGTGATGAGTCCGCACCGGGCCGGCTGGTCGAAAGAAAAGGAGCCCGCGAGGATCGGCGAACTTGCGAATATGCTCAATGCCGCGGCCCGCGGCGAGCCGATGCCGTACCGGGTCGATCCCCAGCGCGGCTATTGA
- a CDS encoding response regulator transcription factor: MSTHDEKNESPHLLLVDDDPTYCEVLRQALARRNYTVHAANDVETGLDLAARIEPEYAVIDLRIGHESGLTLVKRLHELDSNTRIVVLTGFASIATAVEAIKLGATHYLTKPADTDEILAALHKDEGDTSVEIKEKPLSVKRLEWEHLQKILVEHDGNISAAARALGMHRRTLQRKLEKRPVKD; the protein is encoded by the coding sequence ATGAGCACACACGACGAGAAAAACGAGAGCCCCCATCTCCTGCTGGTGGATGACGATCCCACCTATTGCGAGGTGCTGCGGCAGGCTTTGGCCCGGCGGAATTACACCGTTCATGCCGCCAACGACGTGGAGACCGGCCTCGATCTGGCCGCGCGGATCGAGCCGGAATACGCAGTCATCGATCTACGGATCGGCCACGAGTCGGGGCTGACCCTGGTAAAGCGTTTGCACGAACTGGATTCCAACACCCGCATCGTCGTGCTGACGGGGTTTGCCAGTATCGCGACGGCGGTGGAAGCCATCAAGCTGGGGGCTACCCACTATCTGACGAAGCCGGCCGACACGGACGAAATCCTGGCAGCCCTTCACAAGGACGAGGGTGATACCTCAGTCGAAATCAAGGAAAAGCCGCTTTCGGTCAAGCGGCTCGAATGGGAGCATCTGCAGAAGATCCTGGTGGAGCACGATGGCAATATTTCGGCGGCGGCGCGCGCGCTCGGGATGCACCGCCGCACGCTCCAGCGCAAGCTGGAAAAGCGTCCCGTCAAAGACTGA
- a CDS encoding YigZ family protein, protein MNGRGFVTLKTTAEHQTEVKGSLFLAYGARADTPEQGLAFLRTVAARHPDASHLCWAYRIDDQYRFSDAGEPGGTAGQPILRAIEGQGLDHVVVGVVRYFGGTKLGAGGLVRAYGGTVAEALRTAERQEELPRTEITVEVPFEHMGALYRLLESLGVDERRETYTEQGLKVTVNLLESAIERFRAELRDATRGQFSLVEA, encoded by the coding sequence ATGAACGGAAGGGGCTTCGTTACCCTGAAAACGACGGCCGAGCACCAGACCGAGGTGAAAGGCTCGCTGTTCCTGGCCTACGGTGCGCGGGCCGATACGCCGGAACAGGGGCTCGCCTTTCTCCGGACCGTGGCGGCCAGGCATCCCGACGCGTCCCACCTGTGCTGGGCCTACCGAATCGACGACCAGTACCGCTTCAGCGACGCCGGCGAACCGGGCGGCACCGCCGGCCAGCCCATCCTCCGGGCCATCGAAGGCCAGGGGCTCGATCACGTGGTGGTCGGGGTGGTCCGCTATTTCGGCGGTACCAAGCTGGGAGCGGGCGGACTGGTGCGGGCCTACGGGGGAACGGTGGCGGAGGCATTGCGCACCGCCGAACGGCAGGAGGAACTGCCGCGGACCGAAATCACGGTGGAGGTACCGTTCGAGCACATGGGCGCGCTTTACCGCCTCCTGGAGTCGCTCGGCGTGGACGAGCGGAGGGAGACTTACACCGAACAGGGCCTGAAGGTCACGGTGAACCTGCTGGAAAGCGCCATCGAGCGATTCCGGGCGGAGCTGCGGGATGCCACGCGCGGCCAGTTTTCACTGGTCGAAGCATAA
- a CDS encoding septal ring lytic transglycosylase RlpA family protein, protein MTVKGNFRALRHPLARALLRSVRSGLGVVILLSGCATHIDHGKSVARSEATRHFTPRHGAAYNRAYRVKGRIYHPLASAKGYRERGTASWYGEESGHRTAMGTRFNPHGLSAAHRTLPLPTRVRVTNLSNRRSIVLVVNDRGPFVDGRLIDLSHGAAKALRLSGLGRVEVEALD, encoded by the coding sequence ATGACCGTCAAGGGAAACTTCCGCGCTCTCCGGCACCCGCTCGCGCGGGCATTGCTGCGCAGTGTTCGTTCCGGCTTGGGGGTAGTGATCCTGCTCTCGGGTTGTGCAACCCATATCGATCACGGCAAATCCGTGGCGCGCTCCGAAGCGACGCGTCATTTCACTCCCCGCCATGGCGCCGCTTACAATCGGGCCTATCGTGTCAAGGGCCGGATCTATCACCCTCTGGCCAGCGCCAAGGGATATCGGGAGCGGGGTACGGCGTCATGGTACGGAGAGGAGTCCGGCCATCGCACGGCGATGGGGACCCGCTTCAATCCCCATGGCTTGAGCGCTGCGCATAGAACCCTCCCCTTGCCTACGCGGGTAAGGGTCACCAATCTCAGCAACCGCCGTTCGATCGTTCTCGTGGTAAACGATCGCGGACCTTTCGTCGACGGGCGTCTGATCGACCTCTCGCATGGCGCGGCGAAGGCGCTCCGGCTGAGCGGTCTGGGGCGCGTCGAAGTCGAGGCCCTGGACTGA
- a CDS encoding PKD domain-containing protein: MKPFNDKFHLKSLAITILGALGAVSPSGVMAAVYSVTNITSLAGNVDVTDVNDAGQVVGYFDSGDDKHSPHAFIFADGGMIDLGVLVGGRSRSWSTNNAAAVVGQSGNDQNPVAFYYSYYGNKKMVDLGMPQGATAAVASAINNNGQIVGWAKIEGDRHAFLYSNGAFSDLGTLGGDSSFGTGVNDAGQVVGYAETATKTPHAFLYDNGNKIDLGTLGADKSYATGINNGGQVVGYSDVSAGVTHAFLYSGGSMADIGTLGGGTSQALGINDAGKIVGISTTTGGQQRGFLYSDGKMYDLYDLMPAEANIASGTEIQGIAINNAGQIALTARTGANRRALLLTPNLPAVVVEGPAGNVAENVKVTLSGSHSTAPACSRQGAPKPCPVFSWSQVAGPSVSLKGADTANASFTTPVLGPGQKSSVLTFKLKVSDGLFSDEELIDVTVVADNVANQPPIADAGEAQTVREGASVHLDGSGSYDPEGSALTYAWSNVSTGEPCNTVALDNDASSSPSFTAPLVGQTPQTCTFSLTVTDDKGLASAPSSVNVTVDSTNHPPVADAGTNLTVHTGDTVNLNGNGSSDPDGDSLTYAWAQTGGPAVALTGADTAAPSFVAPAVTAENDTLVFQLTVSDGFLTASASMNVKVLSAGSSPTPAPTASPTPAPTPAPTSSPNPTPGPTSSPSPTPTPTPAPTPSPTPNPVCDRAVVDPARLWAPDHKMRRIILKELGESTQSLAGEAGSSAASDMTVKILSVMQDEPVRRINSSDSSPDAVIVHKATGDKLRLRAERAGKKKNGNGRVYTIGFSATDAQQNVCEGTVKVCVPLKKKDSCVDDGPLYNSLLKR, encoded by the coding sequence ATGAAGCCATTCAACGATAAATTCCACTTGAAATCATTGGCCATAACGATTCTCGGCGCGCTTGGCGCCGTTTCTCCATCAGGTGTGATGGCGGCCGTTTACAGCGTCACCAATATCACGTCGCTTGCCGGGAATGTCGACGTCACGGACGTCAACGATGCCGGCCAAGTCGTCGGCTATTTCGATTCCGGGGACGACAAGCATTCTCCTCATGCTTTTATCTTCGCCGATGGCGGCATGATCGATCTTGGGGTGTTGGTCGGCGGCAGGAGCAGGTCCTGGAGCACCAACAACGCCGCCGCCGTCGTGGGGCAATCGGGTAACGATCAGAATCCTGTCGCGTTTTACTACAGTTATTACGGCAACAAAAAGATGGTCGATCTCGGCATGCCTCAAGGGGCAACAGCCGCCGTTGCTTCGGCCATCAACAATAACGGCCAAATCGTGGGATGGGCCAAAATCGAGGGCGACAGACACGCGTTTCTATACAGCAATGGTGCTTTTTCCGACCTCGGCACGCTCGGGGGAGATTCCAGCTTTGGCACAGGCGTCAACGACGCCGGCCAAGTCGTAGGGTATGCGGAGACCGCCACCAAAACTCCTCACGCATTCTTGTACGACAACGGCAACAAGATCGATCTGGGTACTCTGGGCGCCGACAAGAGCTACGCTACCGGCATCAACAACGGCGGCCAAGTGGTCGGATATTCAGACGTTTCCGCCGGGGTGACGCACGCATTTCTGTATAGCGGCGGCAGCATGGCGGATATCGGCACCTTGGGAGGGGGTACCAGTCAGGCTCTGGGGATCAACGATGCCGGCAAGATCGTCGGCATATCCACCACGACCGGCGGCCAGCAACGCGGCTTTCTCTACAGCGACGGCAAGATGTATGACCTGTACGACCTGATGCCGGCGGAGGCGAACATCGCATCGGGCACCGAGATTCAGGGCATCGCCATCAACAACGCCGGCCAGATCGCGCTAACCGCCAGGACCGGAGCGAACCGGCGGGCCTTGCTGCTCACGCCGAATCTTCCGGCGGTGGTCGTCGAGGGACCTGCCGGCAATGTTGCCGAGAACGTGAAGGTGACGCTGAGCGGTTCCCACAGTACCGCGCCCGCCTGTTCCCGGCAGGGGGCCCCCAAGCCTTGCCCGGTTTTCTCCTGGTCGCAGGTCGCAGGTCCCAGCGTCAGCCTGAAGGGAGCCGACACCGCTAACGCAAGTTTCACCACGCCAGTCTTGGGGCCCGGCCAAAAAAGCAGCGTGCTCACCTTCAAATTGAAGGTCAGCGACGGCTTGTTCAGTGACGAGGAACTTATCGATGTCACCGTGGTGGCCGACAACGTCGCCAATCAGCCGCCGATCGCCGATGCCGGCGAGGCACAGACGGTGAGGGAAGGGGCGAGCGTACATCTCGACGGTTCCGGGAGTTATGATCCGGAAGGAAGCGCGCTTACCTATGCATGGAGCAACGTTTCGACGGGCGAGCCGTGCAACACGGTAGCCTTGGACAACGACGCCAGCTCCTCGCCGAGTTTCACGGCGCCGCTGGTCGGCCAGACGCCGCAAACCTGCACGTTTTCTCTCACGGTGACCGACGACAAAGGGTTGGCTTCAGCCCCTTCGAGCGTCAATGTGACGGTGGACAGCACGAATCACCCTCCGGTGGCGGACGCCGGCACGAATCTTACGGTGCATACTGGAGATACCGTGAACCTGAACGGCAATGGCAGCAGCGACCCGGACGGCGATTCCTTGACTTATGCCTGGGCTCAAACCGGCGGACCCGCAGTAGCCCTGACCGGAGCCGACACGGCGGCGCCGAGTTTCGTCGCTCCGGCAGTGACGGCCGAGAACGATACTCTAGTATTCCAGTTGACCGTGAGCGATGGGTTCTTGACGGCGAGCGCGTCGATGAACGTGAAGGTCCTGAGCGCCGGTTCCTCTCCGACCCCAGCGCCAACGGCGTCTCCGACCCCGGCACCCACCCCGGCACCCACCTCGTCTCCAAACCCGACACCCGGGCCGACGTCCAGTCCGAGCCCCACGCCTACGCCTACGCCTGCACCGACGCCATCCCCGACGCCGAATCCCGTCTGTGATCGCGCGGTGGTCGACCCCGCTCGGCTCTGGGCGCCGGATCACAAGATGCGGCGGATAATTCTCAAGGAGCTTGGGGAAAGTACCCAGTCTCTGGCGGGAGAAGCCGGATCTTCGGCGGCGAGCGACATGACGGTCAAGATTCTTTCGGTCATGCAGGATGAACCGGTCCGTCGGATCAACAGTTCCGACAGCAGTCCCGACGCCGTCATCGTGCATAAGGCGACCGGCGACAAGCTGAGACTGCGCGCCGAGCGGGCCGGCAAGAAGAAAAACGGAAATGGCCGGGTCTATACCATCGGCTTCAGTGCAACCGATGCACAGCAAAACGTCTGCGAAGGTACCGTCAAGGTATGCGTGCCTTTGAAGAAGAAGGATAGCTGTGTGGACGACGGTCCGCTTTATAACTCGCTGTTGAAGCGATAA
- the zwf gene encoding glucose-6-phosphate dehydrogenase, giving the protein MTLPQPPQALPCHFVIFGATGDLSAFKLLPALYHLEAGGHLPGGMSIIALGRRPWSDADWLRHLEDSIRRRTGEQFNARVYRRFAARFTYFAGDLHDPALYQALSDRLCADQRCADTVFYLSIKPADFGAVIQRLDQAGLNRPRGLHRIVVEKPFGEDVDSARLLNRLLHDSFDEEQIYRIDHYLGKETVQNLLVFRFANTLIEPLWNRNYIDHVQISVAEQAGVSTRADYYDKAGALRDMLQNHLLQLLTLVAMEPPPALEADALRDEKVKVLRSIRPIAEQAIHAHAFRAQYGPGSIDGTHVPGYQDEPGVAPRSVAETFVAAKFYVDNWRWRGVPFYLRTGKRLARQLSLIAIRFRHPPQQLFRETPLEFIEPNWVLLSLQPSESMHIELHSKQPGLGMDTRVIRLDASYRRGREKTLEAYETLLLDVMEGDRSLFLRFDEVEWAWRVVDPILRHWTRQRDFIRAYPAGSWGPPEADRLFDKLEQTWRNQL; this is encoded by the coding sequence ATGACCCTGCCGCAACCCCCTCAGGCGCTTCCGTGCCATTTCGTCATCTTCGGGGCCACGGGCGATCTGTCCGCGTTCAAGCTGCTTCCCGCGCTCTATCACTTGGAGGCTGGCGGACATTTGCCGGGCGGAATGTCGATCATCGCCCTGGGCCGGCGGCCCTGGAGCGACGCCGATTGGCTTCGTCACCTGGAGGACAGCATCCGGAGACGGACGGGCGAACAGTTCAACGCGCGCGTCTACCGGCGTTTCGCGGCGCGTTTCACCTATTTCGCGGGAGACCTGCACGATCCGGCCCTCTACCAGGCCTTGAGCGACAGGCTTTGCGCCGACCAGCGCTGCGCCGACACCGTGTTCTATCTGTCCATCAAGCCCGCCGACTTCGGCGCGGTCATCCAGCGGCTCGACCAGGCCGGATTGAACCGGCCGCGCGGCCTGCACCGGATCGTGGTGGAAAAGCCCTTCGGCGAGGACGTCGACAGCGCCCGGCTGCTGAACCGGCTGCTGCACGACTCCTTCGACGAGGAGCAGATCTACCGGATCGATCACTATCTGGGCAAGGAAACGGTCCAGAATCTGCTGGTGTTCCGATTCGCCAATACGCTCATCGAGCCGCTCTGGAACCGCAATTACATCGACCATGTGCAGATTTCCGTGGCCGAGCAGGCGGGCGTTTCCACCCGGGCCGATTACTACGACAAAGCCGGCGCGCTCCGTGACATGCTGCAGAACCATTTGCTGCAGCTGCTCACGCTGGTGGCGATGGAGCCGCCGCCGGCACTGGAGGCCGATGCGCTGCGCGACGAGAAGGTCAAGGTGCTGCGGTCGATCCGCCCCATCGCCGAGCAGGCGATTCATGCCCATGCTTTCCGGGCGCAATACGGCCCCGGTTCGATCGACGGCACTCACGTTCCCGGCTATCAGGACGAGCCCGGCGTAGCGCCCCGTTCCGTTGCCGAAACCTTCGTCGCCGCCAAGTTCTATGTCGACAACTGGCGTTGGCGCGGCGTGCCCTTTTACCTGCGTACGGGCAAGCGCCTTGCGCGGCAGCTCTCACTCATCGCCATCCGCTTCCGCCATCCGCCCCAGCAACTGTTCCGGGAAACCCCGCTGGAATTCATCGAGCCCAACTGGGTCTTGCTTTCCCTGCAACCCTCGGAGAGCATGCATATTGAGCTGCACTCGAAGCAGCCCGGCCTCGGCATGGATACCCGGGTCATCCGCCTCGACGCCTCCTATCGGCGGGGCCGCGAGAAAACGCTGGAAGCTTACGAGACGCTGCTGCTGGACGTCATGGAAGGCGACCGCTCGCTGTTCCTGCGCTTCGACGAGGTGGAATGGGCCTGGCGGGTGGTCGATCCCATCCTCCGGCATTGGACGCGGCAGCGCGATTTCATCCGCGCCTATCCGGCGGGCTCGTGGGGGCCACCGGAAGCCGACCGCCTGTTCGACAAACTCGAACAGACCTGGCGCAACCAGTTATGA
- a CDS encoding heme-binding protein gives MFNVKQICGAVTGLLLSSSAVWAASCADLEKQGLTYDNMKSTISSVVSLDNGGLGFPMWLTLVDGSGTICNVTNSLSASQDVTADIWLGSRNISAQKANAANAFSTGELALSTANLYTATQPSGSLYGLQASNPIDAASSYGGNSAKFGAKNDPLKGKRIGGINVFGGGLALYNSAKQKVGAIGVSGDTSCTDHVVAWKVRELLAGGAFAVKNVPAGVSPGNNDAMIQDIVKDNGIGNQASLSGFGHPTCINNPGPGVNAGSIYGPAQ, from the coding sequence ATGTTCAACGTCAAACAAATCTGCGGGGCCGTGACCGGCCTGCTTCTTTCCTCGAGTGCCGTCTGGGCAGCGAGTTGCGCCGACCTGGAAAAGCAGGGGCTGACCTACGACAACATGAAATCCACGATCAGCAGCGTGGTTTCGCTGGATAACGGCGGCTTGGGTTTCCCGATGTGGCTGACTCTGGTGGACGGCAGCGGCACCATCTGCAACGTCACCAATTCTCTGAGCGCATCGCAGGACGTGACGGCAGACATCTGGCTGGGCAGCCGTAACATTTCCGCTCAGAAAGCCAATGCGGCCAATGCTTTCAGCACCGGCGAGCTCGCTCTGTCGACCGCCAATCTCTACACCGCGACCCAGCCCAGCGGCAGCCTCTACGGCTTGCAGGCCAGCAATCCGATCGATGCGGCCTCGTCCTACGGCGGTAACTCCGCCAAATTCGGCGCCAAGAACGATCCGCTGAAGGGCAAGCGCATCGGCGGCATCAACGTGTTCGGCGGCGGGCTCGCGCTCTACAACTCAGCCAAGCAGAAGGTCGGCGCGATCGGCGTTTCGGGGGACACCTCCTGTACCGACCATGTCGTCGCCTGGAAGGTGCGTGAATTGCTGGCGGGTGGCGCCTTCGCCGTCAAGAACGTCCCGGCCGGTGTTTCCCCCGGCAATAACGACGCGATGATCCAGGACATCGTCAAGGACAACGGCATCGGCAACCAGGCCAGCTTGAGCGGATTCGGGCACCCGACCTGCATCAACAATCCCGGGCCGGGTGTGAATGCCGGTTCGATTTACGGTCCGGCTCAATAA
- a CDS encoding DMT family transporter: MSVSLAYLSVILLWATTPLAIKWSGEGPGYLFGVTGRMAIGTLCVLLVMLVLRRRMPWHRKAVRTYLLASIQVYGAMLAVYWASQFIPSGWISVVFGLSPLLTALMAAALLGERSLTAGKLSGYALGLGGLAAIFGSALELGSQGVYGIAGVLLSAFLQCLSAVGIKRLDARLPALTTVAGGLVIALPAYLATWAAVDGEWPELLPASSIAAIAYLGAIATTVGFALYYYVLSHLSATRVAMISLISPVLALYLGHVLNDEPLSFRIVAGTALILAALLLHQWTERRVAQEA; the protein is encoded by the coding sequence ATGAGCGTTTCCCTTGCTTACCTGAGCGTCATCCTGCTCTGGGCCACGACTCCCCTCGCCATCAAATGGAGCGGGGAAGGGCCGGGCTATCTGTTCGGCGTCACCGGCCGTATGGCCATCGGCACCCTGTGCGTGCTGCTGGTCATGCTCGTGCTGCGCCGCCGCATGCCCTGGCATCGGAAAGCGGTCCGCACCTACCTGCTCGCGTCGATCCAGGTCTATGGCGCCATGCTGGCGGTGTACTGGGCCTCCCAGTTCATTCCTTCGGGCTGGATCTCGGTCGTGTTCGGGCTGTCGCCCCTGCTCACGGCGTTGATGGCGGCAGCCCTGCTGGGCGAGCGCAGCCTCACCGCCGGAAAACTGTCCGGCTATGCGCTGGGACTGGGCGGCCTTGCGGCCATCTTCGGTTCGGCCCTGGAGCTGGGATCGCAGGGCGTTTATGGCATTGCCGGCGTGCTGTTGTCCGCCTTTCTGCAGTGTCTCAGCGCGGTCGGCATCAAGCGGCTGGACGCCCGGCTGCCGGCCCTGACGACGGTCGCCGGAGGACTGGTGATCGCCCTGCCGGCCTATCTCGCGACCTGGGCGGCGGTCGACGGCGAGTGGCCGGAACTGCTGCCCGCCAGCAGTATCGCCGCCATCGCCTATCTCGGCGCGATCGCCACGACGGTCGGGTTCGCGCTCTATTATTATGTGCTGAGCCATCTATCCGCGACGCGGGTGGCGATGATCAGCCTGATCTCGCCGGTGCTGGCCTTGTACCTGGGCCACGTCCTGAACGACGAACCGCTCTCGTTCAGGATCGTCGCCGGCACCGCCCTGATCCTGGCGGCGCTGCTTCTGCACCAGTGGACCGAGCGGCGAGTGGCGCAAGAGGCGTAG
- the gmk gene encoding guanylate kinase — MIQGILYVISAPSGAGKTSLVSALCDGAPDLAVSVSHTTRPRRPGEVPGQDYCFVEKAEFEQMIADGAFLEYARVFDNYYGTAKATVEEMLAGGRDAVLEIDWQGARQVRELMPACVSIFILPPSRETLEQRLRSRRQDSEAVIARRMEAAISEMSHYAEYDYLIVNDDFNLALNQLRAIVQTQRLTVRRQTPRLERLIAGLLG, encoded by the coding sequence ATGATACAGGGAATCCTTTACGTCATCTCCGCACCCTCCGGAGCAGGAAAAACCAGTCTGGTCAGCGCGCTCTGCGATGGCGCTCCTGACCTCGCGGTATCGGTGTCGCACACGACGCGGCCCCGGCGGCCGGGCGAAGTGCCCGGCCAGGATTACTGCTTCGTGGAAAAGGCCGAGTTCGAGCAAATGATCGCGGACGGAGCATTTCTGGAATATGCCCGCGTCTTCGACAATTATTACGGTACGGCGAAAGCGACGGTCGAGGAGATGCTGGCAGGCGGGCGGGATGCCGTGCTCGAAATCGACTGGCAAGGAGCCCGCCAGGTCCGCGAGCTGATGCCCGCATGCGTGTCCATCTTCATCCTGCCGCCCTCCCGCGAGACGCTGGAACAGCGCTTGCGCAGCCGCCGGCAGGACTCCGAAGCGGTCATCGCCCGCCGCATGGAGGCGGCCATTTCCGAGATGTCGCATTATGCGGAATACGATTACCTGATCGTCAACGACGACTTCAATCTCGCCCTGAACCAGCTCCGCGCGATCGTCCAGACCCAGCGCCTCACCGTCCGGCGACAGACGCCGCGACTGGAACGCCTGATTGCTGGCCTGCTGGGCTGA